The genomic region CATGCAGCGCATTACCCGTAACCTGGAAGAGGCGTCGCGCAGTTTGGGTTTTTCAGGGTTGGCCATGTTGCGCCGTGTGCATCTGCCCATGTTGCGCGGTGGTTTGCTGTCGGCTGCCGCTCTGGTATTTGTCGATGTAATGAAGGAAATGCCGATTACCTTGATGACGCGTCCATTCGGCTGGGATACGCTGGCAGTACGCATATTTGAAATGACTTCGGAAGGTGAATGGGAGCGTGCGGCCTTGCCCGCCGTGGCACTGGTGCTTGCCGGATTGCTGCCCATTGCCTTGCTGGTAAAACACTCGGAAAAATCCTGATGACTAGTTCTATACAATGCCCCGTCCCTGTGCCAGGCGTTTATCAGTTGGAAGTACAGGCAATACACCAGGGATATGATGACCAGGCGGTGGTGAAAGGCCTTTCCTTCAAGCTTGCTCAAGGCACTATCGGCTGCCTGCTCGGCCCTTCCGGTTGTGGTAAAACCACTGTGCTGCGCGGCGTCGCTGGCTTCGAGCCGGTTGGCGGCGGGGAGATAATAATTAACGGCGCCAGCGTGAGCCGGTCTGGTTTTATGCTGCCGCCCGAACAAAGACGGGTTGGCATGGTGTTTCAGGACTATGCCTTGTTCCCCCATCTCAACGTGGCTGATAACATAGGCTTTGGTCTGCATGGTATGAGCAGGCGGGAGCGTGTCCAGCGTGTAACAGAGCTGCTCGAGGTCGTGGGCCTGCCGGACAGTGGCCGTAAATTTTCCCATGAATTATCGGGTGGACAGCAGCAGCGTGTTGCCCTGGCCAGAGCCTTGGCCCCATGCCCCGCTCTATTGCTGCTGGATGAGCCCTTCTCCAGTCTGGATGTCGCGCTGCGCGAGCGGCTTGGACAGGAAGTGCGCGACATCCTCAAGCAGCAGAACACCACGGCGCTGATGGTCACGCATGATCAGAATGAGGCGTTTGCTATCGCCGACGAGATCGGCGTAATGAATCATGGGATACTGCAACAATGGGATACTGCTTATAATCTTTATCACCAACCAGCCAGCCGTTTTGTCGCTGATTTTATCGGCGAAGGGGTGCTGATACCAGGTACTGTACGCAATGGTAATCAGGTAGAAACCGTTTTGGGTACCCTGGCAGGGGAAATACCGCCGCAATGCGGTAGTGCATGCAAAGTGGAAGTGCTGTTGCGTCCGGATGATGTTGTGCATGATGATGCAAGTACCATGCAAGCCGAAGTGGTGCACAAAGTGTTTCGCGGTGCAGACATACTCTACACGCTTATGCTTGCAGGAGGGCAGAAGGTATTATCTCTGGTATCCAGTCATCACAATCATGCCTATGGAGAGATGATCGGTATCCGCATCGAGGCTGACCATGTCGTTGTGTTCCCTTGTGCTGCAGCGTGACGCCTGAGCTAAAGCAATCAGCCGAGTCACTTTTCTGATCGCAGGCTGATTGATCATCCCGGTGTGGCTGTCAGCGTTGCGAGCACGATCAACCTTACCGAAATGATCCATTATCGTTCAGTTGCGGATTGCCTTTGCGCTGTCAAAATAGGTATACGGCTTGCCGTGCTGGTACAGCGTATGCGTATTCAGCTCGATCCGATAATGATGCTGACTGCTGTTGATGTCCTTGCCGTCGGGGTCCGTAGGGTAAACGACGATCAGGTCATCGACACGGGAAGACAGCATGACATGCCGGGTCATTTTGGGTTTGTAACCGGCGCCGGTAGTGCGCAAGGCTTCCATCAGCACGCGTCCGTCGTGCCCGTCTCCGGCCAGTTTCAGGCCCATGATGTGTGCGATGGTGGGCGCCACGTCGACGTTGCCGCTAGGCGCGATATCGCGGTAGCTGCGGCGGAAATCCGGGCCGTAAGCGATCAGGGTGTTATGCACGTCGATCGGGCTGAAACTGCCGTGCATGCCGCGATTGTTGCCGGCGCTTTCGTATTCCGTGCCGGGCATGCCCTGGACGACAGCCTTGTCGTTGAAATTGAAGCTCACTACCACGTCAGGATTGCGTCCCTCGGTATTTTCCAGATGCACCAGTTGCAGCGGCAGCGTGCCGGGCAGTTTGCCGTAGCGGCTGTCGACGAAGACTGCACCGTATTCCGGGCGCGACTGCACGAAGCGCACCACTCTGGCGACGGTATCCGCATCGTGGTCGGGCAGATACAGGTAATCGCTGCCGCCGTTGGCGGCGATCACGACAGGGTGCTTGTCCAGCGGCAATGTGGCGGGAACCTTGAAACTGGCCGTGGTGTACTGCTGCCCCGGCTTGCCGCAAACGCTGCCGTCCTTGTCGGTCCGGGTGGCATAGACCGGCACGTTGTCGGCGCGGATGCCGGACATCACCGGATCCAGCAGGCAGCCCTTGCCGTCAAACGCAGTGAAGCCGGCGCGGGTGAGCAGATCGGCCGTGCGCACATCCCCTGAAACCGAATAGGCCAGTTCGCTGGTCTGTCCGGGCTTGCCGTCGGCGATCACGCGCAGCGGGAACCAGGTTGCGTCGCCTGCCACCGTGCTGTGGCCGTGATCGGAAACCACCACGATATCAGTGGTGTTCGCCAGATGCAGTGCCTTGAGCTTTGCCTGCAGCTCGCCCAGCAGCTTGTCCTGCGCGTGCAGCGCATCGCGCGCATTGGCCGTACCGGGGCCGTAATTATGCTGGGTGGAATCCGGGTTGCGCAGCCACACCAGGCTGAGTCCGGGGTTATGGTCAGGCAGGATATGCTCCAGATAAGTGTGCATCATGTAGGCGTTGGCCTTGCTGTAAGGCGAGCCGCTGGCATCGGTAGGGTCGGTGGTGACCTTGTCGTCGAGTTTGCTCACCTTGCCGAACGCGGTCGGGTCGCCGTTATCGTCTTTCAATACCAGTGTGGCATTGCTGTCAGTCAGCGGCGCGGTTTTGGGCAAGGCCACGCCCGCAGCCTGCAGTTCCTGCGCCAGACTCAGTGGCAATACCGTGCGCTCATCCAGCAACAAGCCGCCGCGCTGGAAATCCTGCAGATAGGCCGGGCCGGATTTACCGATGGCGGCAGTCGTGGTGCCATGGGCCTGTGCGGCCTGGAACAGGGTGCCGACCATCAGCAAATGGTCGTTGTAGGAAGCATTCAGTGCATCCAGGATGCCGTAGTCTTCGGTAAATTGCGGCTGCTGGAAATCCACCGGCTTGCCGTGCGAGTTGTTGCCCGTAGTGCTGGCGTGCCATACCGTATTGCCATAGAACCCGGTATGCTCAGGGAAACTGCCGGTCGCAAAGCTGGCCGCATTCATCATGGTAAAGGTTGGGTAGGTCGCGTGATTGGCGGTGAAATTCACCCCCGCCGCGCGCATGCGGTACAGGTTGGGCGTGTCGGCTTTAGTCACAGAATCCGGGCGCAGACCGTCCCATACGAAAATGATGACATGGCGGGAACCGGTGGCAGCTTTGGCGTGGGCAGCGTAGGCGGGTAGCCCTGACAGTAGCAGGCTTGTAGCCATGGCCAAACATATCTGTTTAAGTGCAGGTTTTCTCATGAGAAGCGGGCTCATAGCACGAATTGATGATGGCGTAAGCTTACCTAACGCGAATGACGGGAGTGCGGCAGAATGCTGACGGATTGCTGATGCGTTGTTTTGGATAGTGATTTTGCTGGCTGCGTTATAAGCCTTCGAAAATGCTACGATACTAGACTTGACTCCGTTTGTTCCGATGGGTATTCATGCTCGCGATTTGAGCATTGCCATAAATGCAGCCACATCGTTTCTCACGAGATCATCGAAAGGCCACAGACCTCCGATGACCTCCTCGTGTACCACATTGACAAACTGCTGAAGCGTGGCGAAGTACCGAATGTCTTTGTTTTCCTCGAACTCCCCCAAAGTTGCCCCACAAAGAACGGCGGCAAGGTCGTTGTGAGAAAGCGCCTTGTTTCTAATCGTGCGAAGCCCCTTAGCAAATGCGTTCAACTCTTCCGCTAGCTGGCCAAGCGTTGCGGAAACTGTTGCATTCCAGGCACCGTATTTAACCATGTACTCGATGCCCAAAGTGACTTGGCCGGCGACTACCACCGGATCGTGGAGCTTCGCAATTTGGAGAAGCGTGTATTCATGGCTGATCGTTCGCAACCTTGCGAGTGCCTCAGCCCCCATTGAACTTTGAAGTTCTTTCGCTCTCGGATTGTCGTCGAACATCTCCCGATGATTGAGCCACACTTGGTAAGACCAGTCGCAGAGTTTGCAGAACTCTAGGGTAACGTGAACGGAATGTGCGGTCATGGAGACGCCCTACAAGGTGTTCTCACTGCGCATAACTCATTTGACAGGGCCGGCCGGCGGGGCATCTGGCCTTTCACGCGCCAGCCAGATGCCTATGGACACGAAAGCTAACGCAAAGAGCAAGGAATCAAGATTTACGGGGTTGTTGGCAATGAAGGAATCGAGAAACTGCCCCATCAATGACAAGGAACCAAGGAGGACAAGGACAAAACCTATTCCACGTTTCATTCTCACTGGCTTGCTCTTGGTGGGTCTGGCGGCAAAGAATGCTACTGCTGCCACAAGGACGAGTAGGGGAAGGAATGGAAGAATGGAGTGCATGGCCGGGTACCTTTCAGAATGGCGATAGCGGACTCGTCGTTGTTAGCGACGCTCAACGTTGGACATAAGGTGCGCGCTTTAGCGCGTCCCGCTTGATGGATGGGTTGGGCAGTGAAATAGATGAAAGTAAGTTCTTGGCAGACATGCAATCAACTCATTTACGAATTAACTTTGTAACTTTATTTATTAACACGGACAGTGCCCAAAAAACTGCGGCAAGAAATGTGTTGAATAAGAGTAATGCATATCCACACAAGAAATATAGGGCTGGAATTGGGCCGTATATTGCAAAAAGAATCAGTGCATCCTTGTTCAACTTTTGCTTGTCCATTGCCGACATGGCTCGTAAGACAAAGGGCGCTGTGATAACACCAGATGCCGACCATGCGGCTATCAAAAGTATACTTGTCGTAAAGTTGCTCACAATTGCCGTCCGCTCAAGGCTCAACGTTTAATAGACACCGATTTCGGTGCCTGTTTTATTTAGTAAATCGGTGTATAACAGTGAATTTAGCATTTTACCCCTACTACAAAACCAACATTATTAATTAATTGTCATAATCAATATAATGCACTGTTTATATAATAAAATTTATACTATTTCCCGATAAATACACCGACTCAATAAGCATTTAAACACATAAATAGGCAACGATTATTAGAAAAATAAATACACCTATTAGCGCACCTTTAAAGTTGTTAGTCCAAGTGCGTGAGAGTATTAGGGTAAAACATTAATGCTCGCTTAGTTAAGCTAGTTTAAACGTTTGAATATGTGACCGATAGTGATTTTTTGGGTTTTTAGCCAAACAACCGCGCCAGCTCCACCCCCGGATCATCCGCCCGCATGAACGCTTCGCCCACCAGAAACCCATGCACCTGATGCGCCTGCATCCGCTCGACATCGGCGCGGCTGTGGATGCCGCTTTCGGTGATGACGATGCGGTTGGCGTCGATCTGGTTCAGTAGTTGCAGCGTGGTGTCGAGGCTGGTTTCGAAGGTGCGCAGGTTGCGGTTGTTGATGCCTTGCAGCGGGGTGTCGAGTTGCAGGGCGATATCGAGTTCTTCGCTGCTGTGCGATTCGACGAGGACGGCCATGCCTAATTCATTGGCTATCGCTTCCAGTTCCTGCATCTGCGTCAGGCTGAGGGCGGCGACGATGAGCAGGATGCAGTCGGCGCCCATGGCTCTGGCCTCATACACCTGATATGGGTCGATCATGAAATCCTTGCGCAATACCGGCAGCTCGCAGGCGGCGCGGGCGGCAATCAGATACTTGGCGCTACCCTGAAAATAATCGCGGTCGGTGAGCACTGACAAACACGCTGCACCATGCTGGGCGTAGGTTCTGGCAATTTCAGCCGGCTGAAAATCGGCGCGGAGCAGACCTTTGGAGGGGCTGGCGCGTTTGATTTCGGCGATGACGGCGGGGCGCTGCTGTGCTACGCGCTGGCGGATGGCACCGACAAAGTCGCGCGGCGCGGGCATGGCGATGGCGCGCGTCTTGATTTCGTCTAACGATATCTGGCTTTGCGCGACAGCGATTTCGCGTTGTTTGGTGGCGAGGATTTTATCGAGGATGTCAGACATGTTGGCTGTAATCTATCAGTTGTTCGAGCTTGCGCTGCGCGGCGCCGGAGGTGATTTGCTGCATCGCCAGCGCGACGCCTTCGGCCAGGCTGACGGCGATACCGGCGACGTAGATGGCGGCGCCGGCATTGAGCGCGACGATGTCGCTGGCGGCGCGGTGCCGGTTGGTGATGGCGTCGACCAGCATGGTTTTGGCGGAAGCGGCGCTATCCACTTTCAGGCTGCTGTTGTCGGCGCGGGCGAGGCCGAATTGTTCGGGAGTGATTTCGTATTCGCTGACCTGGCCGTGGTTGAGCTCGGCGACGTAGCTGATGCCGCTCAGACTCAGTTCATCCATGCCGTCTGCGGCGTGCACCACCATGACATGCTCGCTGCCCAGGGTATGCAGCACCTGCGCCAGCTTGGCAGTGAGGTCGCGGGAAAATACGCCCATCACCTGATTGGGGGCGCTGGCGGGGTTGGTCATCGGCCCGAGCAGATTGAACAGGGTGCGTACACCCAGTTCGCGCCGCACCGGTGCGGCGTGTTTCATCGCGCTGTGATGGTTGGGCGCGAACATGAAGCCGATGCCGACTTGTTGTACGCACTGCGCGACCTGTTCCGGGGTGAGGTTGACGTTGACACCCAGTGCTTCGAGCACGTCGGCACTGCCGGAGGTGGACGATACCGAACGGCCACCGTGTTTGGCAACCTTGGCGCCGGCGGCGGCAGCGACGAACGCCGATGCGGTGGAAATGTTGAAGGTGTGTGCGCCGTCGCCGCCGGTGCCGCAGGTGTCGACCAGATTTGCGACGCCGGCTAACGGTACTTTGATCGACAGCGCGCGCATGACTTCAGCAGCGGCGGCGAGTTCGGTGATGGTTTCGCCTTTGCAGCGCAAGGCGACGAGGAAGGCGGCGATCAGCGTGGGTGGCAGTTCGCCACCCATCACTGCGTGCATCAGCGCGAGCATTTGCTCGCGGCTGAGGTCCTGCCGCTCCAGCAATTGATTGAGCAGTTGAGGTGCGTTAATCATGAGCTCGCCTTACGCTTTGATTTTGAGGAAGTTGGCCAGCATTTCATGGCCGTATTCGGTGAGGATGGACTCAGGGTGGAATTGCACGCCCTCGATCGGCAGGGTCTTGTGGCGCACGCCCATGATTTCGCCGTCGTCGGTCCAGGCGGTGATCCCCAGGCAATCCGGCAGACTGCTGCGCTCGATCACCAGCGAGTGATAACGCGTGGCGCGCAGCGGATTGGGCAGGCCGGCGAACACGCCGGTGTCCTTGTGGTGGATCATCGAGGTTTTGCCGTGCATCAGCTGTTGCGCGCGCACGATCTTGCCGCCGAAGGCCTGGCCGATGCTCTGGTGACCCAGGCAGACACCGAGGATAGGCACCTTGCCGGCGAAAGCCTTGATTACCGGCACGGAGATGCCGGCTTCGGTGGGCGTGCACGGGCCGGGGGAAATGACAATGTGGTCGGGTTTGAGCGCGGTGATGGCGTCGAGGTCGATTTCATCGTTGCGGAACACGCGCACCTCTTCGCCCAGCTCGCCGAAATACTGCACCAGGTTGTAGGTGAACGAATCGTAGTTGTCGATCATCAGTAACATATTATTCTCCCGCTCCTTCCAGACCTGCTTGCGCCAGTTCGGCGGCGCGGATCACGGCACGGGCCTTGTTCTGGGTTTCTATCCATTCGTTCTCTGGGATGGAGTCGGCGACGATACCTGCACCAGCCTGGACGTAGAGCATGTTGTCCTTGATCACCGCAGTGCGGATGGCGATGGCCAGATCCATCGCGCCGTTAAAGCTGAGGTAGCCGACTGCGCCCGCATAGATGCCGCGCTTGCTCGGCTCCAGCTCGTCGATGATCTCCATCGCGCGCACTTTGGGGGCGCCGGATACCGTACCGGCGGGGAAGGTGGCGCGCAGCACGTCCATCGCGCTGAGGCCGGGCTTGAGTTTGCCTTCGACGTTGGAGACGATGTGCATGACATGCGAGTAGCGCTCGATCTGCATGTTTTCAGTGACCTTGACGCTACCAGTGATGGCGACGCGTCCGGCGTCGTTGCGGCCGAGGTCGAGCAGTTGCAGGTGCTCGGCGCATTCTTTCGGATCGGCCAGCAGTTCGGTCGCAAGCGCAGCATCGGATTCGCGGCTGGCGCCACGCGGACGGGTTCCGGCGATCGGGCGCACCGTGACCGTGTCGTCTTCCAGACGCACCAGGATTTCCGGGGAAGCGCCGACGACATGGAAGCCACCCATGTCGTAATAGAACATGTACGGCGACGGGTTGAGGCTGCGCAGCGCACGGTACAGGGTCAGGGGGCTGGCGTTGAACGGGCGCGACATCCGCTGGCTCAGCACCACCTGCATGATGTCACCGGCGAGGATGTACTCCTGTGCGCGGCTGACCGCGGCCTTGAAGGCATCTTCGCCAAATTCGGACACGACTTCAGCCGGGGCAATGGCTTCGGTATGTGGCGCGGCCAGCGGTGCGCGCAACTGCGCGGTGAGCTGGTTGAGACGTACATAACCTTTACTGTAGGCATCGGGCTCCAGCGGGTCGACATACACGATCAGGGTCAGCGAGCTGCTCAGGTTGTCGACCACTACCAGTTCTTCGGTGAGCAGCAGCAGACTGTCCGGCGTGTGCAGCGTGTCGTTCTTGTGAGTATCGGCCAGACGCTTTTCGATATAGCGCACCGTATCGTAGCCGAAATAACCCGCGAGACCGCCGTCGAAGCGGGGCAGGCCAGGCAGGTCGGCGGCACGGTAACGCTTGAGCACGGATTCGATAAAGCTTAACGGGTCAGCGCTGTCATGCTGCTCGACTTTGACGCCATCGGTTTCGATGGTGACGACATGGCCGTGCACGCGCAGTACGGTGTGTGCAGGCAGGCCGATGAAGGAATAACGGCCGAACTGCTCGCCACCAACCACGGATTCGAGCAGATACGAATACGGTGCGTTGGCGAGTTTCAGATAGACCGCTAATGGCGTATCCAGATCCGCAGGCAATTCGCGGGTCAACGGAATACGGTTGTAGCCCTGGCGGGCCAGTTCAAAGAATTGCTGTTCAGTCATGATGCATTTACCTTTAGACGATGAGAATGATGGGGACAGTGCGGATTAGCTGCGCCATCGCCACCATCGTGCTGATAGTTTCATCGGGAAGGTAAATGCAAACATGATTAATTGGCCTTGACGACTAATTTTGATGCGTCAAGCAACGTCGGCGTGACCGCATCCAGATCCAGTTCGCTGACCGCACGGCCGCGGTTGTAGCCGTACGGCACGCAGAATACCGGGCAACCGGCGGCACGTGCCGCCTGAGTATCATTCAGCGAATCGCCGATCAGCAGCAATTCCGACGGCTCGATACCAAAGTGCTTGCACGCGTGCAGCAGCGGCATCGGGTCAGGCTTGCGCTTGGGCAACGCGTCACCGGACAGCACCAGCTCGAAGTAATCCAGCAGACCGGTGTCGCGCAACAGGGGGATGGTGTACTTTTCAGCCTTGTTGGTGATGCAGGCGATATGCACGCCCATCGCGCGGAATGCTTCCAGGCCGGCAACCACGCCATCGAACGGGCGCGAATACTTGGAGACATTTTCGCCGTAGTGCTTTTCGTAGATCGGGAATGCGCGGGCAAACAGCTCTGTGTCCGGTTCTGCGTCCATGTCGCCGGTCAAGACGCGTTTGGCCAGGCGTGACACGCCATTGCCGATGTAGGTCTTGATGGTGTCCAGCGGCGGAGCCGGCATGCCGAGCTCGGCCATCATCAGTTCCGCAGCGTAAGCCAGGTCGGGTGCGGTGTTGAGCAAAGTGCCGTCGAGGTCGATCACCACTGCCTTGATTTTAATCGGGAATTCCATCGTTACGCCACCTTTGCCAGTTCTGCGCGCATGGCGGCAACGACGCTGTCGTAGCGGTGCGGGTCGGTATCCTTGCCAGCGCCGTAAATGGCGGAGCCGGCAACGAATACGTCAGCGCCGGCGCGGGCGACTTCGGCGATGTTGTCGACCTTGACGCCGCCGTCAACCTCGAGCCAG from Sulfuriferula sp. AH1 harbors:
- the trpE gene encoding anthranilate synthase component I, giving the protein MTEQQFFELARQGYNRIPLTRELPADLDTPLAVYLKLANAPYSYLLESVVGGEQFGRYSFIGLPAHTVLRVHGHVVTIETDGVKVEQHDSADPLSFIESVLKRYRAADLPGLPRFDGGLAGYFGYDTVRYIEKRLADTHKNDTLHTPDSLLLLTEELVVVDNLSSSLTLIVYVDPLEPDAYSKGYVRLNQLTAQLRAPLAAPHTEAIAPAEVVSEFGEDAFKAAVSRAQEYILAGDIMQVVLSQRMSRPFNASPLTLYRALRSLNPSPYMFYYDMGGFHVVGASPEILVRLEDDTVTVRPIAGTRPRGASRESDAALATELLADPKECAEHLQLLDLGRNDAGRVAITGSVKVTENMQIERYSHVMHIVSNVEGKLKPGLSAMDVLRATFPAGTVSGAPKVRAMEIIDELEPSKRGIYAGAVGYLSFNGAMDLAIAIRTAVIKDNMLYVQAGAGIVADSIPENEWIETQNKARAVIRAAELAQAGLEGAGE
- a CDS encoding aminodeoxychorismate/anthranilate synthase component II; protein product: MLLMIDNYDSFTYNLVQYFGELGEEVRVFRNDEIDLDAITALKPDHIVISPGPCTPTEAGISVPVIKAFAGKVPILGVCLGHQSIGQAFGGKIVRAQQLMHGKTSMIHHKDTGVFAGLPNPLRATRYHSLVIERSSLPDCLGITAWTDDGEIMGVRHKTLPIEGVQFHPESILTEYGHEMLANFLKIKA
- a CDS encoding phosphoglycolate phosphatase, yielding MEFPIKIKAVVIDLDGTLLNTAPDLAYAAELMMAELGMPAPPLDTIKTYIGNGVSRLAKRVLTGDMDAEPDTELFARAFPIYEKHYGENVSKYSRPFDGVVAGLEAFRAMGVHIACITNKAEKYTIPLLRDTGLLDYFELVLSGDALPKRKPDPMPLLHACKHFGIEPSELLLIGDSLNDTQAARAAGCPVFCVPYGYNRGRAVSELDLDAVTPTLLDASKLVVKAN
- the trpD gene encoding anthranilate phosphoribosyltransferase gives rise to the protein MINAPQLLNQLLERQDLSREQMLALMHAVMGGELPPTLIAAFLVALRCKGETITELAAAAEVMRALSIKVPLAGVANLVDTCGTGGDGAHTFNISTASAFVAAAAGAKVAKHGGRSVSSTSGSADVLEALGVNVNLTPEQVAQCVQQVGIGFMFAPNHHSAMKHAAPVRRELGVRTLFNLLGPMTNPASAPNQVMGVFSRDLTAKLAQVLHTLGSEHVMVVHAADGMDELSLSGISYVAELNHGQVSEYEITPEQFGLARADNSSLKVDSAASAKTMLVDAITNRHRAASDIVALNAGAAIYVAGIAVSLAEGVALAMQQITSGAAQRKLEQLIDYSQHV
- a CDS encoding alkaline phosphatase family protein, which gives rise to MATSLLLSGLPAYAAHAKAATGSRHVIIFVWDGLRPDSVTKADTPNLYRMRAAGVNFTANHATYPTFTMMNAASFATGSFPEHTGFYGNTVWHASTTGNNSHGKPVDFQQPQFTEDYGILDALNASYNDHLLMVGTLFQAAQAHGTTTAAIGKSGPAYLQDFQRGGLLLDERTVLPLSLAQELQAAGVALPKTAPLTDSNATLVLKDDNGDPTAFGKVSKLDDKVTTDPTDASGSPYSKANAYMMHTYLEHILPDHNPGLSLVWLRNPDSTQHNYGPGTANARDALHAQDKLLGELQAKLKALHLANTTDIVVVSDHGHSTVAGDATWFPLRVIADGKPGQTSELAYSVSGDVRTADLLTRAGFTAFDGKGCLLDPVMSGIRADNVPVYATRTDKDGSVCGKPGQQYTTASFKVPATLPLDKHPVVIAANGGSDYLYLPDHDADTVARVVRFVQSRPEYGAVFVDSRYGKLPGTLPLQLVHLENTEGRNPDVVVSFNFNDKAVVQGMPGTEYESAGNNRGMHGSFSPIDVHNTLIAYGPDFRRSYRDIAPSGNVDVAPTIAHIMGLKLAGDGHDGRVLMEALRTTGAGYKPKMTRHVMLSSRVDDLIVVYPTDPDGKDINSSQHHYRIELNTHTLYQHGKPYTYFDSAKAIRN
- a CDS encoding ABC transporter ATP-binding protein, with translation MTSSIQCPVPVPGVYQLEVQAIHQGYDDQAVVKGLSFKLAQGTIGCLLGPSGCGKTTVLRGVAGFEPVGGGEIIINGASVSRSGFMLPPEQRRVGMVFQDYALFPHLNVADNIGFGLHGMSRRERVQRVTELLEVVGLPDSGRKFSHELSGGQQQRVALARALAPCPALLLLDEPFSSLDVALRERLGQEVRDILKQQNTTALMVTHDQNEAFAIADEIGVMNHGILQQWDTAYNLYHQPASRFVADFIGEGVLIPGTVRNGNQVETVLGTLAGEIPPQCGSACKVEVLLRPDDVVHDDASTMQAEVVHKVFRGADILYTLMLAGGQKVLSLVSSHHNHAYGEMIGIRIEADHVVVFPCAAA
- the trpC gene encoding indole-3-glycerol phosphate synthase TrpC; the encoded protein is MSDILDKILATKQREIAVAQSQISLDEIKTRAIAMPAPRDFVGAIRQRVAQQRPAVIAEIKRASPSKGLLRADFQPAEIARTYAQHGAACLSVLTDRDYFQGSAKYLIAARAACELPVLRKDFMIDPYQVYEARAMGADCILLIVAALSLTQMQELEAIANELGMAVLVESHSSEELDIALQLDTPLQGINNRNLRTFETSLDTTLQLLNQIDANRIVITESGIHSRADVERMQAHQVHGFLVGEAFMRADDPGVELARLFG